The segment TTACCTCACCTAAAAGATCCACCTGTTTTTCCCCATCTTCCCCGGTCAAAAACACAAGCTTTGGGCCAGATGGCCAGTCGCTTCTTGATTCCCCTTGAATAAGATGAACGCCTTCATAACTATTACCTTCATCTGGCCCAGAAGACAGATGAATGACGTTGGTGCTAGCAATTTCAACGGCTTTTCTTGCAAAGGGATGTATGTCCTTATGGACATATACCGTAGGGTCTTGTTGTTGCCCAAGAAAAGCGACCTGCTCATTATCCAACAGGTAATGATTGTCTCCACTAACTATAGCTTTATAGCTTGTCGCTATTGGGAGCTTATCAAGGTAAATGGTTTTAATCTTGTTGCCTTCGACCGTCTCAGAAAATTGTTGTATTATATCATCCTGATCGTCATATATGTTTAGTTTTATGTCCCTTGATTCTTTCCCTTCATTCTTTACGTTAACTACTCCGATTACATAATCTTCACGTAGTGCAACCCCAAACGTTTCCACTGCCAGATTCATATGGGGACTACCTATATTATGGGCAAAAAAAGCTGTGTTGGGATGAAACTCTAAAGTATTGTCCTTGGAAAAATTATCGGTCATAAGTTGTATGTTTCCTTTTTCATCCCCCAGTAGGCTTTTGGCCATATTGATGGAATCTATCAAGTTAGGAGAAGCGTAAGACGTTTCTAACCCTTCCAAAAGTTGTAACACTTGCTTTTTCGAGGTGGACCTTTCTATTAGAATTTCTGGAGGTTCCTTTGCCACAATAACGGTCAAGTCTTGATTATCAACTTTATCCAGTGTTTCAACCATTTTCTCTTTGGCCAATACCAGTCGAGATTTCTCCCCTTCCAAGGCGGTCATGGAACCAGATGTATCCATAATGAAAATGATATGATCTCCCTCTATGCCTTCCTTGTCAAAGAACGGCTGCGTTAAAGTGAAAATAAGGAACAATAGTGCCAGTAGCTGTAGGTATAAAAGGAGATGGTGCTGCAATTTCCTCCACCAAGCCTGGGCTTCGAATTCGTTCATCCATTCCTGCCACAATAAGACTGAAGGGATTGCTTTCTTTTCATATTGCTTCCGAAAAAAATACATCAAGATAACTAAAAGTAAAAATGCACTGAACATAAAATAAATTGGTGCCGTAAAACCCATTCCCATCACCTAATCCAACCTTTAGAGGTCATCCTTTTGAATAAAATGTCTTCCACTTTCTCTCCTGTACTGCACACTAGATAGGAGATTCCCCTTTCAAAACAGAAACCCTCTAGCATCTCCATCCTTTGTTTCATTTTTTCTTTATAATTCTTTCTAGTAAAATCGGAAACTGTCACATTCACTTCCTGATTAGTTTCGCTGTCAATCAGCATAAAGTCCCCATCAAAGCTTGGACTTAATTCATCCTCTTCCAAGACTTGCAACAGAAAGATTTGCTGTCGGTTGGCTTGGATGATTTTTAACGTGTGTATAACCGAGTCAATGGGTTCCATTAAGTCACTGATGACAATCGATACACTGCTTTTTCTTTGGACATGTTCTAAAGTGGCTTCTGAGAATAATAGGTATGATTTCTTTGCTTTTATCTCCTCTACGTATTGCAGCATCTGAAAGAGATGTCCTTTTCCTTTTCGATATAAGTAAGGTGCCTGCTCTCCATGCACATCAATGATCGATATTCGGTCATCCTGGCTTAGTCCTAAATAAGCAAATGAAGCTGCAAGTGTTTTGGCAAGTTTCCATTTTTCAGGAGAACTGGCCATGGAGTTGGTACAATCCAGATAAATGGATGCAGACAACTCCTGTTCATCTAGATACCGTTTAATATAATGCTTTTGGGTGCGGGCAAATATGTTCCAATCCACTTGCCTTAAGTCGTCTCCCTGCTCATACATCCGGTAGTCGGAAAAGTCATGGGAGGCACCATACCTTGTCGACTTCCTGGTTCCTTTATGCCAGCTTCTCTTGAGCTTGCCTGCTTGAAGTGTATAGGTTTGGAGCTGCTTGGTTAGCATAGAATTCAACATAGCATCTACCTTGTGTTCAACGCTTTATCAGTGTGTTGGATCACATCTTCTAGAATAATATCTTCCTTTATTCCAGAAGCTTCCCCTTCGAAATTCCTAAACAGCCTGTGTCGAAGGACTGGTATGGCAGCATGCTTGATATCACCTTTTGAGACATGAAAGCGCCCTGAGCAGAATGCCCTTGCTTTTGCCACCTTTATTAAACTTTGGACTCCACGTGGACCTACACCGTATCGGACATACTTCTTAACGAGCTCACTTGCATGTTCTTCTTCTGGATGGGTTGCCATGATGAGATGAACCGTATAGTCTAGCAACTCCTGTGAAACAAGAATTTCCTTTACTGCCAATTGGATTTTTTGCATCTTCTCCGTATTTAAGAGCTTTTGAACATGATAGGTTTCCGTTCCAGTCGTTCTTTTAATAATTTCATATAATTCTTCCTTTTTCGGATAGCCCATGTTAATTTTCAACAGAAAACGGTCCATCTGTGCTTCCGGAAGCGGATAGGTCCCTTCCATATCAATTGGATTCTGTGTTGCAAGTACAAAGAATGGAGATGAAACATTTCTCGTTTCCCCCATGATGGTAACCGTCTTCTCTGCCATCGCTTCTAAAAGGGAACTCTGTGTTTTTGGTGTTGCACGGTTTATTTCATCCGCTAGAACTATATTTGAAAAAATTGGCCCTTCATGGAACACGAAGGATTGCTTCCCGTTATCATGTATCTCAATCATTTTGGTACCGGTAATATCGGAAGGCATCAAGTCAGGAGTAAACTGAATCCTTGAAAATTCAAAGCTTAAAACTTCTGATATGGTGCGGATAAGCATGGTTTTCCCCACACCAGGCATCCCTTCAAGCAATGCATGGCCGTCTGAAACCATGGCCCAAATCACTTGTTCAATCACTCCTTCCTGTCCAACAATAACTTTTCCGATTTCCTGTTTCACTTCTTGCAATGTATCTTGATAGTATTTCAGTTCCTTTTCTTTCTCTTCCAAACTGATCACTTAATCTGCTCCCTTCGGATCCACTTCACTAAAATATTGTTTGACGATGTTCTCTAATCGAGATGGCAATTGCATTCTATCCAAGGATTCCCTGTAGGATTTTTCATAGGAAGAAAACACTTCTCCGTAAGGTCTTGCTTCCCCTCTTAGTGTTGGGGAGTCGGGAGCATCTTCATATTCAGATTGCCCTTCCCCGGTAGGGCCGCCGTCCGTTTCATTCCGGATGTCACTTTGAAGGTTGGATGGAACGGTAAAGGTCTGATCCCCTACCCCAACACCTGCACCGAGACCGCTTCCACCTTGGCCCTGACCTTGGCCCTGACCTTGACCTTGGCCTTGACCCTGGCCTTGACCCTGGCCTTGACCTTGACCCTGGCCTTGACCCTGACCTTGGCCCTGGCCTTGGCCTTGACCTTGGCCTTGACCTTGGCCTTGACCTTGGCCTTGACCTTGGCCTTGACCTTGGCCTTGACCTTGGCCTTGACCTTGGCCCTGGGCGGTTTGATTGGAAGAAGGTTCGTTTGAATTAGATAACGTCAGTTTAGAGGGGTTCATGCCAGCCTGTGACATTTTACCGTATTGGTTTGTGGCAGCTGATTGGAGTGCATTCTTTAATGCCTCCATATCTGAAAGTGCCGCGATATCCTGAAGCATTTCCTCAAGTTGTTCCAGTAAAGCCTCCAATTCCTCATCGGACATTTCATTCAAATTTATTTCTTCTTGATCGAGAAGACTTTTTGAAAGCTCAGAAAGCTCTTCTTTTTCCTCATCGGCCAATGAGCCAATTTTATTTCTCATTTCTTTCATAAGCTTTTCAAGTTCTTCATTTTTACGCTTCAAGGCAAGGTTTGCCATAGAGTTTTCTGGTTGATCTTTTGCCAATTCTTTTAGAGCAGATTCTTTTTCTTGAAGCTCTTTCAGCTTTTCGTCCAACCTGTTCTCTTTTTCCATAAGCTCCTTCAGCAATTCATCTGCCTCTTTATTCTCTTGTAACCTCTTAAGGTCTTCCAGCTCTTCTTTCAAGCCCTGTTTCTCCTGGAGGTCCTTTGTATCTTTTTTCACTTCTTTTAAGGTCTCTTCCACAAGCTCCCTTTCCACTTCTACCGCTTGGGCTTCCTGCATCTTGCTATTTGGGAACAGGATTAACAGGACAGCTACACTTGTCGTTAAGAATGTAAGTACGAGAAGTCTAGGTAAAAGATGTCTAAGCTTTGCTTCTTTTATTTGATGCTCCTTTTTCCTCAAATGCTTAAGTGCCTCATTACGCTGTAATTGTGCAAGCAAGGAAGAATCCTTTACGTAATCGAGTGAGGTGGTGAGTCTGTCTTCTTCTAAGTATTGATCGGAAAATCTTGCTGCATCCCAAGTAGACGGCCTGTTTTTCCAATAGAGTGCGATGACGGCTATAAACATTGCTATTCCTATCCACACAGCCTTTTCAAGCATATACGGAGTTACTACAAACCTCGCTACTATAAGTACGCTTAAAAAGCTCGCACAAAATGCAAACAAAGCGTATTGCGCATGTTTGGATAGCCTTTGTACCCTTAGTTTCCTTCTGATGGAGTGAAGAAATCTAACAATTTGATCGTTTTCTTTCATATTCATCTACCCTTTACGTGATTTCATATTGGGGCGTAACTTTCTTATACTAAGCAAAATTAAGCTGATGGAAATAATGATATACGTACAAACCAGTCCAATACCTAAGTGTGTTTCAATCCCTGTGAGAGTTTTCAGTTCCATTGCCGCTGCAGGTTCAAACAGGGCCAACATGACACCAAATGGATTAAACATAGCGATAAAATATGGAATTGGATTGGTCTGAGGGCCAGTTGCTCCGTATTGTGAAAAGCTTATCGTGAACATGGTGATGATGGCAGTACCTGCTGCAAGAAAAAATGCTACTCCATACGTACATACCATCGCAACGATTGTTTTTCTGATCAGTGTGGAGAAGAAAACACCGATACTTCCAAGTGTAGCCATCGAAAGGAGATAAACTCCAAATGTCATAAGCAAAAGCTTTGGAGAGATACCCCCAAACAAGAACACAATGCTATATAATGGCAAGCTTGAGATGACAATCAATAATAAAAATGAAAGAGACGAGACCAGCTTGCTTACAATGATACTTGTGGAAGTCTGCTGGGTAGTCAACAAAATATTCAAGGTTTGCTTTTCTCTTTCACTACTGATGATTCCAGCTGTGAGCCCTGGGGTCATAAAGAATATTAAGGCAAGCTGTACAAATGCCAAGATCATGAACATATTTCTACTATTTTCTGCCCGGAACATCCCCATGGTGTTGTAACGGGTTTCCATATAGATATAAAACAATGCAATCAAGCCAAGTACTCCAAGGTAGAAGAGAATCCCAAGAAAGCTTTTGAAACTTCTGAAACGTAGCTTGAATTCCTTATTTAACATGGGGTTGATTAATTGCGCCTTCATTATTCCACACCCTTTGTAATTTCTAAGAAGATGTCTTCAAGGTTCGATTCTTCCTGGCTAAGGCTTAAAATCATGACCCCTGAATCCAATGCTTTCTTTAGTAAAGCTACTTGCTCTTCATCCGACCCCTCAAAGGAGAAAGAAATCAAGTTCTCTCTTTGCTCACTAACCTGGATATTTGAGATGCTTGGTATATCCTCGAAGTAACGAATTGCTTTTTCTAGGTCTTGAAGAATCAAGACCTTTAATACTTTATTTGCCTGCAACTGTTGATGGATTTCTTCCACCCGTCCAGTAGCGACAAGCTTCCCACCATTGATGACACCAATTTCATCACACATCTCAGCAAGTTCTGGCAGTATGTGAGAAGAAATCATGATCGTTTTACCCATGCTCTTCAGTTCTCTTAATATTTCCCTCATTTCGATTCTTGCCCTTGGATCCAGGCCGGATGCCGGCTCATCCAGAATCAAGACTTCCGGATCGTGAATCAATGCCCTTGCTAGGCATAAGCGTTGCTTCATCCCCCTTGATAAAACATCCACATAGGCATCTTTTTTATCTGTCAGGTTCACAAGCTCCAGAAGTTGTGGAATTAGCTTCTGTCTTTCCTGTAATGGAATACCGTAGCTTGCGCCATAGAAATCCAAATATTCATCTGTTTTAAATTGGTCATATACACCGAAGAAGTCTGGCATATATCCAATGAATTTACGAACCATCTTAGGATTTTGGGTAACATCATACCCATTTACAAAAGCGGTACCGGATGTTGGCGCGAGCAAGGTGGACAGGATGGAGAATGTAGTAGATTTTCCTGCTCCATTATGACCGACAAACCCAAAAACAGTTCCTTTTTCAACCTTCAAATTCAAGGAATCCAATGCTGTGAATTTCCCATATTTTTTTGTAAGATTAATGGTTTCTATCATTCTTTTAACTCTCCCTCTATCTGGATTCCCGGCACTTGAATATCGCTATCCATATTATCTAATACTTTTACGGTCACGACTAAGGTCCCCTGCTCGCTAATATAATCTGCAAGATTCCCCTCTAACGTTATGGAAGCTTTATTCTCCAGTAGCTCCAGTTCTCCCTTTTTCTGATTGAGGATATAATACTCCTGATTGCTGTTTCTAGTACGTAATTTAACTTTCACTTCATTGATTGTATCCGTTGATCGATCTATCATCTCTGGCAGGTTATAGGTAAAATCATATGTCCCCGGGGCTAAGTATACATAGGGCTCGCCGAAATCGAGTCCGTTGTGATGAATCATGCCTGAAGCACTTTCTGAGACTGCTAAACTTGGTAAAAGATGTTCTTCTGTAAAGCTGAAGCTTCCTCCAC is part of the Sutcliffiella sp. FSL R7-0096 genome and harbors:
- a CDS encoding ABC transporter ATP-binding protein translates to MIETINLTKKYGKFTALDSLNLKVEKGTVFGFVGHNGAGKSTTFSILSTLLAPTSGTAFVNGYDVTQNPKMVRKFIGYMPDFFGVYDQFKTDEYLDFYGASYGIPLQERQKLIPQLLELVNLTDKKDAYVDVLSRGMKQRLCLARALIHDPEVLILDEPASGLDPRARIEMREILRELKSMGKTIMISSHILPELAEMCDEIGVINGGKLVATGRVEEIHQQLQANKVLKVLILQDLEKAIRYFEDIPSISNIQVSEQRENLISFSFEGSDEEQVALLKKALDSGVMILSLSQEESNLEDIFLEITKGVE
- a CDS encoding MoxR family ATPase; this encodes MISLEEKEKELKYYQDTLQEVKQEIGKVIVGQEGVIEQVIWAMVSDGHALLEGMPGVGKTMLIRTISEVLSFEFSRIQFTPDLMPSDITGTKMIEIHDNGKQSFVFHEGPIFSNIVLADEINRATPKTQSSLLEAMAEKTVTIMGETRNVSSPFFVLATQNPIDMEGTYPLPEAQMDRFLLKINMGYPKKEELYEIIKRTTGTETYHVQKLLNTEKMQKIQLAVKEILVSQELLDYTVHLIMATHPEEEHASELVKKYVRYGVGPRGVQSLIKVAKARAFCSGRFHVSKGDIKHAAIPVLRHRLFRNFEGEASGIKEDIILEDVIQHTDKALNTR
- a CDS encoding VWA domain-containing protein, with protein sequence MGMGFTAPIYFMFSAFLLLVILMYFFRKQYEKKAIPSVLLWQEWMNEFEAQAWWRKLQHHLLLYLQLLALLFLIFTLTQPFFDKEGIEGDHIIFIMDTSGSMTALEGEKSRLVLAKEKMVETLDKVDNQDLTVIVAKEPPEILIERSTSKKQVLQLLEGLETSYASPNLIDSINMAKSLLGDEKGNIQLMTDNFSKDNTLEFHPNTAFFAHNIGSPHMNLAVETFGVALREDYVIGVVNVKNEGKESRDIKLNIYDDQDDIIQQFSETVEGNKIKTIYLDKLPIATSYKAIVSGDNHYLLDNEQVAFLGQQQDPTVYVHKDIHPFARKAVEIASTNVIHLSSGPDEGNSYEGVHLIQGESRSDWPSGPKLVFLTGEDGEKQVDLLGEVTANMSNPLMQSVEMDKVYVEKSFSSEEFSSLDVVASRGGTPLILSGIYEGDPLIVVTFELGSSDWPLHPGFPLFMFHSIQELTQNRSMLGYFYPGQAMDYFPASDVKKAEIVDKNDKVVFSSEAFDQPIDLPLKPGLYTLREIKDQTEAMKSFYIMLEDEEKSIQTEDSFTISAVPSIEQGEDTTTSKDISFLFLILALIVLLVEWEVYRRGISN
- a CDS encoding DUF58 domain-containing protein is translated as MLNSMLTKQLQTYTLQAGKLKRSWHKGTRKSTRYGASHDFSDYRMYEQGDDLRQVDWNIFARTQKHYIKRYLDEQELSASIYLDCTNSMASSPEKWKLAKTLAASFAYLGLSQDDRISIIDVHGEQAPYLYRKGKGHLFQMLQYVEEIKAKKSYLLFSEATLEHVQRKSSVSIVISDLMEPIDSVIHTLKIIQANRQQIFLLQVLEEDELSPSFDGDFMLIDSETNQEVNVTVSDFTRKNYKEKMKQRMEMLEGFCFERGISYLVCSTGEKVEDILFKRMTSKGWIR
- a CDS encoding ABC transporter permease subunit; the encoded protein is MKAQLINPMLNKEFKLRFRSFKSFLGILFYLGVLGLIALFYIYMETRYNTMGMFRAENSRNMFMILAFVQLALIFFMTPGLTAGIISSEREKQTLNILLTTQQTSTSIIVSKLVSSLSFLLLIVISSLPLYSIVFLFGGISPKLLLMTFGVYLLSMATLGSIGVFFSTLIRKTIVAMVCTYGVAFFLAAGTAIITMFTISFSQYGATGPQTNPIPYFIAMFNPFGVMLALFEPAAAMELKTLTGIETHLGIGLVCTYIIISISLILLSIRKLRPNMKSRKG